TTATCGACATAAAGATATTTTGTCGTTTCCGTCGTACTCCCCTGCCCCTTCAAAGCATCATCGGTGGCAAAACCGGCAATGATCTCTGACTTTTGACTTTCGACTTTCAACTTTCGACTGAGGATAAACCCCTGATTTTCAATTTCCGCAGACGTTTCCCATTCCAGCACTACGGCTCCTTTGACGGCTTGAGCGGTAAAGGCGGAAAGGGTCACGGGCAGGGAATTATCATTGGAATTGCTTCCAACTCCAAATTCTGAGAAACCGTTTAGACCGCTGCGGTGCAGAACCGGGATCGCGTTACTGCCTGTACCTGTCGTATGGGAACCGTCCAGCATCCAGACGCTTTCGCTGTCTGCACGCTTGAGGATACGCAACAAGCTGTAATCGGCAATACCCCCGAAGTTTTCGGCAGTGATATCCAGATCGTAGGTCCCGCCGCTCAGGTCGTCTGCAGATGTTAGAGACCAGTAACCATCCGGAGCGACAGTGTTCACGGCGTATTCGCCGTCGCTCAGGGGCAGTCCGCTGCTGCCCGGATTGGAGGCCGTAAAACTTGCCGTCAGCGTCCCGCCGGTTGAAGGTGCTGAGGTATAGCTGAGGCTGACAGGACGATAATGGTCTGCTGTGCCTATCGGAAAAAGGACGTCATCGACGGTTGAAGCCGCCAGCCAGCGCTTGAAATTGCCAATGATCTTCCCGTTCGTGCGAGTCAGGGTTCCTACGCTTCCGGCTGAGCTCCCAAGCGTCAGTGTATTGGATCCCGTGATCAGAGCGCCCTCGCTGAGGATAAGATCCGTGCTTGCCGTAACATTGGAACTGAGCGTCACACCGCTGCTGTTTTCGATCATCAAATGCCTGACCGTTGCAGGCAGACCGATGCCGGTCACTTGCGCGGATGTTCCGTTATAGTGATATTTACCACCGGTGTGGAATGTCCGCGTCCCGCTGCTCTGAATATTCCCGTTACTGCCTGATGATGTAATCCCGTCCGTTGAAGCAATGATCAGCCAGGCATTGTCTGCGTTTGTAAAATTACCGCCTCCGGAAAAGATATTTGTCCCGCAATCCAATGTGCCGGAATTCGTAAAAGTCCCGGCATCAGTTGAAAAATTACGGCCGTTACGGAGGGTTAGACTTCCATCGGAAGAAATTGAACCTAGACTTATCAGGGCATTTCTTTCGATATCTGAATTTGTCAATAGTATTTCGGAGGAAGCACCATCTAAAATGATTGTCGCTTTATTTTGAATGATAGTATCATCACTATTTGGTGGTTTATATTTTAATTTACCCTTAAGGTTATATGTCCCGCCTTCAAGCCTGTCTCCGTTATCATTGTCGTTAATATAATTTGTAAAACCGGAACTGCTCGAAAGGTAAAATACTCCCGTTTCAACGGTAAGCGTTCCGTTGTTGGTCAAATGTACAGCAAATGTTGTCGTACCGGACCCGGCGGATTTTTTGATCAGACCATCGTTTATAACCGTATATATGCCTGAATTGGCAAGGAAAGTTGCGTTATTTTGGATATCGATCAAGCCGGTGCTTTTATTACGGATGGTCTTGTCCCCACCGCTGATACCGCCGGCACCGCTCCAGGTGATTGTCCCGTAGTTCTCCAGAAGATTCGCGCCGCTTGAATAATAGTAGGTTTTTTGGTTATCTCCACTGATATTGAGGTTACCGTTTTCGCCGACAATGATGGTTCCCGTATTGAAATTCCCGGTAGTTGTCCAGTCGAAGGTCCCGTTGATCGTGAGTTTTCCCGCGCCGGTCATGACGCTTTTTTTACTGTTATCAATCTGGGAAAGTTTGAATGTAACATCGGAACCAATTACTGTACCGTTCGTTGTTCCGTTCACTGAGATCTGGTCACTGGTTATTTCAAAAGTCCCCGCACCGTTGATCACGGAGCCCTCGTTGAAATCATGGTCGGAATACTCTTCCGTCAGGATCGTTGCCCCGGAGGCAATGGTAAAGGTTCCGGTATGTGTTCCGCGTGCGTAAGCTGTGAACTTTAAGGTGCCTGTTTGTATATCTACCGTTCCGGTATTGTTGAATTCCATTTTGTAAACGGTCGTTGTGCCCGTGCCGGTCTTTTTTCGGAAGGTGCCGGCATTATTGAATTCCGGCATATTACCCCAACTCAGGTCATTCCTGTGATATATTGACTGATTGGTGGTCGCTTCGAAAATTCCGCCGTTGAGATTGTTAAAGGTGCCGTTATAATACATCACAAATGCCACACCGGACTTTGCAAAATTTACCGTTCCGGCATTGTTGACAACGCCATCCTCGTTAATTCTGCATTCGCCGCTGCCCTCCATATCCATCACACCGCCGGAGGCGATGTTGAAATTAGTGCTTGTAATGTGACCGCTGTTCCAGTTGCAGGTGCCGTTGATGACCGTTTTGCCCGTGCCGGTTAATCCGAGACCCTCGTTTTGTAAAACGCCACTCATATTCAGCGTACCGTTCACGGTCAGATCATCGCCGTCACCGTTATTAATGGTCAGACTTTCGGAACTGCTCAGATCCACCGTCAGGGTCCCGCCCGCATCCACGACGATCTGGTCGATGGTCAGGGTGGAGTTGATCGTGACTGTATGGCCGTTAAGAACGGTTACCACGCCGGATCCGCTGTTGGGTGCTGTTTCGGCATCTTGCCATTCACTGCCGCTGTAAGTTTCCCAGGTGGCTGTTGATGTCCAGTTTCCACTTGTTTTTGAACGATAATCACCGCTTGTTTGTGCCAGCAGGAAAGTTGCACAAAACATGCTCAGCATCACTTGCCATACCCATAATTTTTTCATCTCTATTCTCCCAAAATGAGGTTTATACTTATCAATAGCCCGGGAATAAGCTGATCTGGTTCATATCCCATATAACCTTATTTATGACGACTAAACAATCATTGAGTGGACGAAAAAGGAATGAAATAAAATAAAAGTGTTTCAAGGTTCAGACCATTTCCCGAAAACACATTTTAACAAGGGTATCATGACAGAATTATTTAATTGATAATTTATAATAGAGTTTAATTTTACTTTTTTCAATAGAGATTTTATTCAGTCTCTGAATTGTGACACAAATCATAGTTAAGGACAATTATTATGTTATAAGTTACCGATTACAGGTAGGGATTTGACATATCACTTTGTTTTAGAGAATAAAATCCACCATTTATCATTCATCATTACTTCAACAGTATCGCCTTCTGTAAATATTTCTTCTTCCCACCGAAGGATGTCTGTATCAGATAGATGCCTGAAGACAGGTCGGGGGTCTTTATGGTGTAAAGATAGGATCCGATGGTAAATTCCCGGTTCACAGCCGTCAATACATGCCGGCCTGTCAGACTGTAGAGATCGATAGAGACATGCATCGGTTCTGTAAGGGTAAAGGGGACAGTCAGGGTTGCATTGAAAGGATTGGGATAGACGGGGTCCAAAACATAGCCCTTTGCCACGATTGTTTTCTCAGTCTTAACCTGAACCTCAACCTTTTTCAATATTGTCTCATTTCCTGAATAATCTACATCCGCAAGGGTATACACATAGGTCTTCCCGGGTTCCACCGTTTTATCGACATAAAGATATTTTGTCGTTTCCGTTGTACTTCCCTGCCCTTTCAGTGCATCATCGGTGGCAAAACCGGCAATGATCTCTGACTTTTGACTTTCGACTTTCAACTTTCGACTGAGGATAAACCCCTGGTTTTCGATTTCCGCAGACGTTTCCCATTCCAGCACTACGGTGCCTTTGACGGCTTGAGCGGTAAAGGCGGAGAGGGTTACGGGCAGGGAATTATCATTGTTGCCACCCAGTGCAAACTCGGAAAATCCCGTAAGTCCATTCGCCTGAATATAGGTTAAGCTGCGTGTCACATCTGCATGGATTTCCCATTCTCCCTGTTCGTTATTCCGCCGAAGCAGCTGCAGCGTTTCAGACGATCCGATTCCGTTACCATTGATCTTGTCAAAATACAGCCGCAGGGTTCCTGTGAAAGATTCCACATCGGTCGAAAGGGTCCAATAATAGGGAGACATATTGGTCACACCATCTGGCAGTTCACCGGAACGCCCGTCTGAAAAATAATATCCCGTCACCCTACCACTTATGTCCAAAGAGGGATTAAAGGTGACTCCGCCTGCAGCGTCCATGGAAATAATAGCGTTCTCTGTCTCTGCCACAGGATTGCTAAAGTTCCCAGATGTCGTGGCATCTTGTCCGATGAATTCGACAGCACCTGCATCGGGTGTGCTTTCACTCCGGACATTTCCATAGAAATCTGTGCTGACACCGCTGACAGGTTGCCCCATATTTGAAGCGGGAGACGGCGGAAGCACATGCAGATCATTCAGCGTATGGAACAGCGGGTCACCCGAGAGCGACTGGGCATCAAGCGATGCGGTGGTCTGCCAATCCCCTAAGTTTGAATAACTATTCGTGCCGTTGTCTGTAGTCCCGATATAACCGCCTGAACCGGAAGCATAGAGCAGATTATAATTCTGTGTGAGGGATTCGTGTGAATTTAAATTCACGGCGTAGTGCTTTTGGGTTGAACCATCATTGCTTCTCATATTGGCAAAAATATTACCACGAATATCGTCTGCAGCCGTGATGCTCCGGAAAAAAGCCTGGGAATAGGTGCTGCCAGCCGTTCCGGTTACTGTACCTCCGATGCGGACAGAATTAAAGCATACTGTATTGGCGGAACTTGAGGCATCTGCCACACCCCGTATATTTATGGCATTTGCGATACCGGATCCCAGACTGACCATATTGTTGATCACTGAAACAGGACCGTTTATCATCTGTATCCCATTGATCACAGATGCCGTATTCGAAGTGTTTTGGGAGATATTATAGATGTGATTTTTATCAATAGTACAGCCTGCTCCGGTATTTTTGTAATAGATCCCGTTCGTTTCAACGGCATCCGATTCATGGGTGGCCGAAAGGGCGTAAATATCATTGTCCGAAATGGACACATTATTCGGATTATTGGAGTATACGGCATAAATGCCGCTTAAAGCATTATTGTCGCCTGATGAAGTACTCCCTGCAGACATGCTCAGATTGTAAATCGTATTCCCAGAAACGCTTCCGCCGCGGTCATTGATATTCAGTCCGCGGATCCTTGTGTTTGTGCTTGCATAGGGGTAGCTCAGGTTTGCAATGGTATTGTTGCTGACCGTTGTGGAGCCGCCTGCAGCATTTGAATAAATTCCGTTTAATATAATTCCCCAGCTGTTATTGGCGCCCCGGATACTGTTGCTTTGCGTCAGGCTGCCGACCAGGTTATCCGAAATAAGATGGGTTCCCGCATTGGAACTTGCGTTATAGATCCCATAGAATTCCCCGTAATAATAGAACGTCAGACCTCCAATGGTATTGTTTCTGATCGTAGCAGCTGCATCTCCGGAATTATACGTAATTCCCCTGGCATAGGAATTATAAGGTGAATTTAGGGTGATAACATCGTTGGATTGTGATGAACCGATGATGTTGCCGGTATTTGCGCCAATGCGGATATTTCCATATAATGCGCGAATTCCCAAAAATAATGTTGCGTTCTCTCCTGAATGGTACACACTGATGTTTTTAATGGTATTCCCGTTAATATTCGATACGTCTGAAGCGGTAACGCCATAGAGATCAATACAGAAGAGGGATCCCCTCCCTCCAGAATGGGTCCAGGCCGTCCCGCCGCATTCGGGTTCTGATCCGCCCACATAGTTATTGCTGACCGTGCAGGTTCCGGCAATGTCAACATGTATGCCGTACATTGTACAATAATCATTGTCATGAAAAGTCCGTGAAGCGGTTTGATAAAGGCTGTTGCCTGTAACGGTCCACGATCCGTTGCCCCAGCCGTCCACATGGATTCCGGAATGATAGCGAAAGTTAGGATAATAAAAATCATAAATATTGCAATTAGAAATGGTATTTCCGTTGTTATCTGGCGTGGATCCGTTGGGATTTTTTGAATAAATGCAGGCGCTGGTGTTTCCCTGTCCGTCAATATCGCAGTGGTCAATGGTATTATTATCATTTCCGGTCACAGAACCGCCACCGAAGTGCACAAGGCCGTTATTGATACTGATGCTACTGTTGGAGGGTGCCTTTCCCCGCATGATCACATATTTGACCGTATTGTTGCAGGCATCATAAAAGTACAGTGTTTTGTTTGTACTTGAAGCAGTACTGGTGTTGAGAATGGTCAAATCCTTGGTCCCACTGATACCGCCGACCTGTCCGTCGATAGTCACATTGTCGGCGCCGTTCAGATAAATCATTGTGGACACCGCTCCGCTGATGCTCACACCGGCTGTTCCAGGACGAATCAGAATAGAGGAATATGAGGCGGAACCGGAACCGCTCGCGTTCAGTATCGGGGAGGACGTTTCCGTGACGTTTGACTCGATTAGGATAGTTATGTCTCCGGTATGGGTCCCGGTGTTGATGGCGTCAAAGCTTTCCTTTAAAGTATTGTAGGTGGCTGCCGTGGTTCCGCCCGTGGCTGTCAGGGAGACGGGAGGAACGGGCTCGCCGTCGCCTACTCCGAACTCTGAAAAAGCGCTCATTCCGGTGCGGTGTAAAACAGGAATGTCATTACTTCCGGTAGCAGTGATATGCGTTCCATCAACAGTCCAGTCCGAACCAGAGTTAGATCTTTTCAAAAGATGCAGGCTAGTATAATCGCTAATTCCAGTAAATCCATCGGCTGTCACGTCGAGGGAATAGGCACCACCGCTCAGTCCATTCCCGGACGTGAGGGTCCAGAATCCATCGGAATAGCAGGATTTAACATTAAAACTCTCGTCCCGGACAGGCTCGCTGCTCAGGTCCACACCATTCGTGCCGGGATCCGAGGCTGTGAATCCGGATAAAATCGTCCCGCCGGTTGAAGGCGCGGATGTATAGCTGAGATTTACCGGCCGGTAATCATCCGCCGTTCCGATGGGAAACAGGATATCCGATGCTTCGGAGGCAGCAATCCAGCGCTGCAGATTCCCGACAACGGTGCCGTCGGTCCGGCTGATGGATCCGGAGGATGATGCAGAAGTCCCCACGGTCAGGGTATTGGAACCCGTAGTCAGGTTCCCGGAGACAAGGTTTAAGGTACCACCGACCGTTATGCCGGAACTTAAAGTGAGTCCGGTGCTGTTGTTAAGGGTCAGGTTATTGACCGCAGCGGGAAATTCCGATCCGCTGACCTGTGCGGCATTTCCGCTAAAGATATAATTTGCGCCCGGATCGAGGGTTTTTGTACCGCTTAGCGTTAGCTGATCATTGATGCCATTTGTCCATTCATATTCAACGATTCCTTTTAATTCCAGTGTTGCCCCTGAAGAAAGAGCAAAATTTCCGGCTCCGTTGATGGTTACCGGATGATCGATTTGAAAAGTCCCTGCTGCAAAGGTGAGGGTATTTCCTTCGGCAACGGTTACGCTGTGTGAATACCCGCCGTCAGGTTTATACAATCGGATGGGAAAGGCATCGGAAGCGGACCAGGACAGATTTGTGTTGACCTGCAGTGCTGCAACAGATAAGGCATCGGAACCATTGCCTGATCCGGTATTTCCTGAGTAAGTCCCGGCTGTCCCATTCCGGATATAAGCCCCGAACCCGCCATTGTTGTTCATCGTATTATTTGTCATGTTTGCGATAGAACTGTTCATATACACACCGTCATAGGTGCTTCCGCCGTTATAGCTGAAAGTACTACCGGATATATCAAGATCTGTAGCCTCATCTGCATATAAGCCGTAAGTTAAACTGTATTCAGAAATGCTGTTTATAAAGTGTCCGGACGATCCGCTATGAAACTTGATATTTGCGTAATAGGCGCTGCTGCCGCCATAGCGGAATACGCAGTAATCAAAAGTAGCGGGCCCCGGCCATACATAGACACCGTTCCAGTCACCGGGCTGGGGATTGCCAGTTGATCCGCTGATAGTTTCACCGATGCTGTTGTCATGAATAGACGTAAAATAGACCTGGCCACCCATAGAAATATTGACATCAAGCATCCCCTGAACATTAAGCCCGCTGCCTTCAGCAAATTTCAAAACCACCCCGCCTTCCAGGATCAGTAATCCTCCGGGAGGAACTGTAACATTTCCTTCAACATAGTAGGTACCTGCAGGTTTAAGTCCCACCATCACGCTACCTGCAGGAATTATTGTATAGGCATGTAATAAGGAGCTAAAAACAGATACAACCAGCACACTTTTTAATCCTTTGCTAAAAAATCGCCTCATCATTGAAACTCCCTGTAAATAAAGTGATAATAAAAATACCTGTCTGATAAAAAAGAGAGAGATTCTCTCCATCCGTAACGAAACCCTGTAGGGGTTGGATTCGCGTGTAATTTTCTCTTTTCTTTAAAAAATCTCTTATGATTAAGAGATGTTCAAAATGAAATTAGATTTAAAACATAGTTTTAAAAAAGTAATTTTTCTTGAGCTATTCTAATACGTCATCATTTGTGACGGAAAACACATCAATGTGGAATTCTCACTTAATCCAGATGTCAGCTTCCGTTCCCATTTTATCCATCAAGATTCATTCCGGCTGAGCAATGAAACAGAGATATAGAGCACGGCAGATACGACAATCCCATAGACACTGAAATCCAGTCCGGTACCCTGGAGAAAGGCCGGTGGTTTGATGAGATTCACCATCATCAGTAAAGTGAGTCCACCCCCACCGATCATGCCGGTCAATGCCCCTTTGGATGTCCCCCGTTTCCAGAAATAAGCCCCCAGCGTGGGAATAAAGAGTCCACTCACCATAAAAGAGTAAGCATACAGGATGGCATCCAAAACCATGGTGAATTGTGCCGCCAGGGTTACGGCTGTCACACCGATGACCAGGGTTACCAGCATAGACAGGCGGACCGATTTTTTCATGGGCAGATTGGGGAAAAAATACTTCTCCAGGATATCATTGGTAAAATTTCCGGATGAGGCCATCATGCAGCTGTCTGCCGTACTCATAATGGCTGAAAAATACGAGGCAATCACAATACCGGTTACTCCGATGGGAAGCATATCCCGGATAAGCATGGGAAGAGCCATTTCGGCCTCGGCACCGGGAAATACCACCCGGGCGCACATCCCCAGAAAGACCCCGGTAAATGCCATGACCGGATACTCAAAGAGTCCGGCCAGAAACCAGGCTTTTTTTGCTTCTTTTTCATCCTTGCACGCATACATTCGCTGATAAAGGGTCATCCCAACCAGCCAGATAGGAATAATGGTAACCATCCAGTTGACAAAGGTGACGGCCTTAATATTCCCCAGGGAGAAAAATTCCCGGGGAAGATGCATTTTCAAAGCCTCGATACCGCCGATTTTCGCCAGGGTCACAGGGATGGTTACTGCAATGAGACCGACCAGAAGAATCATCCACTGTACCGTATCTGTATAGATGACGGCTTTGAGTCCGCCAATAACGGTATAAAGGATTGTAATCACAGCAATAATGAGGAGTGAAAAGAGGATTGGATCCATGCCCCATGGATTGGTCTGGAGTATGGTTGCGGAAGCTAATTTTGCACCGGCCAGCATCTGGGCACCGGTAAAACCCAGGTAGCCGATACCTGAAATAGCTGCCGCAGCAAGAGCGACTTTATCATTATACCGGAAGCGGAGAAAATCGGGATAGGTCATCATCCCTTCAGAGACATCCACTTTTTTAATCAGAGGGATAATAAAAACAGCTGTAAGCCAGGCACCCACCAGGCCGGTAAACAAAAGCCAGCTACCGGCGAGACCCATAAGAAATCCTACACCTCCGAGACCGATTGAGAATCCCCCTCCCACATCGGTCGCCACGATGGAGAGTCCTACATGATGAGCCTTGACATTCCGGTTCCCTACATAATAATCCTCTGTACTCTTATTTTTAATAAAATGATAAACACCAATAGATAACACACCGGCCATATAAAGACCAAAGATCAGATAATCTGTAAACTTCATAAAACCCCGCAATGTTTTATTTTAAGTTTCAAAACGTATATAATTTAATAAAATCAGCGGAGGAACAAAAGGAATGATGAATGATGAATGATGAATGATGAATGATGAATTGAATTTATGAATGATGAATTGTGTTTTGTGAAAAAGACATGTTTTGCATTAAAAGCTATATTTTATATAGATCTTTTAAACATCGATCGCAGCGAGATGTTTGAATGCTTGAACGCCGAAGGCATTTGAATGCTGAACGCAGCGAAGCAGTTGAACGGCACCAAGTGCCGCTTGAATTATTAAACGCCGCTTCGCGGCTTTCAATCACCACTTCGTGGTGTTCAAGCACCTCACTTCGTTTGGTGTTCAAATGCTGCTGCGCAGCGTTCAAGTCCATTATCTTTCATAAGCTGATATCCTTTGCCACAAAGTTTAAATGAGGATTGTATTTAATCCATTAAATAATTCGGAATAACACATATATGATTAACAATATTATCTTGCATTCGGTCGCATTTCGGTGTATTTTACCCCCGGGGTGGGGGACATTATCTAACCGAAATTATATATCCCATCTCTCTTATATCCCAGTTCATTTAAGAAAAAAATCTCAATCAAATCAATCTAGTCAATCGACTTTTTGACTTTCGACTTTCGACTTTCGACTTTCGACTTTAAATTCCAACTCATCTTAATTCCTGTAAACAGAATCAAACGAAAGGATACCATGGATCTCGTTATTATTTCTCTCTATCTCGGCGGAATTTTACTATTTGGACTCTGGTACGGGCGGGGTATAAAAGATTTGGGGGATTATGCTGTAGCTGGAAAAGCGTATTCGGCTCCGATTATATTTGCTACTCTGAGTGCCTCATTTATTGGTGGCGGTTTTTCCATGGGGAATGCAGAAAAGGTCTTTCGCTTCGGCATCATGAATATTGTTGCCCTTTTCGGCTTTAGTCTGAGTCAGATTCTCATCGCCCGCTTTATTGCTCCCCGGATGGGACGTTATGAAGATGCCATATCCGTGGGTGATATCATGGAGAAAAGCTACGGGACAAAAGCAAAATTCTTTACAGGTTTGTTTGCCCTCATTGCCTGTGCCGGAATTTTAGGTGCCCAAATCGGTGCCATGGGACATATTTTCAATGTGTTTCTGGAAATCCCCAAATTTCATGGGATCCTGATCGGTATCGGTATTGTA
This window of the Candidatus Neomarinimicrobiota bacterium genome carries:
- a CDS encoding sodium:solute symporter; translated protein: MKFTDYLIFGLYMAGVLSIGVYHFIKNKSTEDYYVGNRNVKAHHVGLSIVATDVGGGFSIGLGGVGFLMGLAGSWLLFTGLVGAWLTAVFIIPLIKKVDVSEGMMTYPDFLRFRYNDKVALAAAAISGIGYLGFTGAQMLAGAKLASATILQTNPWGMDPILFSLLIIAVITILYTVIGGLKAVIYTDTVQWMILLVGLIAVTIPVTLAKIGGIEALKMHLPREFFSLGNIKAVTFVNWMVTIIPIWLVGMTLYQRMYACKDEKEAKKAWFLAGLFEYPVMAFTGVFLGMCARVVFPGAEAEMALPMLIRDMLPIGVTGIVIASYFSAIMSTADSCMMASSGNFTNDILEKYFFPNLPMKKSVRLSMLVTLVIGVTAVTLAAQFTMVLDAILYAYSFMVSGLFIPTLGAYFWKRGTSKGALTGMIGGGGLTLLMMVNLIKPPAFLQGTGLDFSVYGIVVSAVLYISVSLLSRNES